The genomic interval TGGTTTTTCAAGTTATAAACTTCACTGCGCGGACGCGGCACGGAGGGTAAGATACTTCAAAAATCTCTCTTGCGATGGCGCACGGCGCAGAAGGCGATGATCAGGGCACTGGGTATTCCTACCCAGACTAGTTCGCTGTAAATCGTCTCCAAACCGCGATCGGAAAAAAATCCCGCGCCGATGGGCGAGACTTTGATGGGCGTGACCGGAAAGAAATAACGTCCGTGATCGATGGGCCAGAAAAACGCCACGCCCAACCCTCCGTTGGTGAGCGCATCGAGCACACCATGGAAAGCCACGCACAGCAGCAGAAATGCGCAGAGACTCCGCCGGTAGCGCGCCCACATGGGTTCCCGGTAGAAAACCCATAGCGCGGCGAAGGCCAGCAGCGCCGCGAATACGAGGGAATGGGTAAACCCCCGGTGCCCGAACGGGTGCGAGTAAGGAATGCCCAGCGAAAAGGCGAGCACATCGAGGTCGGGAATGATGGCGCACGTCATGCCGATAAGGACAGGTTTGATGCCGAGGCCACGCGGTAATACCGCAGTCCCGATGGCGGCGCTCGCCAAGACGTGAGAAAAAATAGTGGGCATGGATGCG from Betaproteobacteria bacterium carries:
- a CDS encoding metal-dependent hydrolase yields the protein MPTIFSHVLASAAIGTAVLPRGLGIKPVLIGMTCAIIPDLDVLAFSLGIPYSHPFGHRGFTHSLVFAALLAFAALWVFYREPMWARYRRSLCAFLLLCVAFHGVLDALTNGGLGVAFFWPIDHGRYFFPVTPIKVSPIGAGFFSDRGLETIYSELVWVGIPSALIIAFCAVRHRKRDF